In one window of bacterium DNA:
- a CDS encoding sigma-54 dependent transcriptional regulator, producing MNRLLLIEDEESLRTALADDLREEGFQVEEAGSGEEALALASRTRFQAVVTDLNLPGELSGLDLVERLKGEDPACALIMITAYGSVKTAVEAMKRGADDYLTKPFQPEELILVLRRALKLAQLEEENAGLRRRLGEETRFDRFVGVSPQARQIRQLLQVIAPTEEVVLIEGETGTGKELVAQAIHEHSPRRAGPYVAVSCASLSDGLLESELFGHEKGAFTGAVQRKVGRIESAAGGTLLLDEVDDTPLALQVKLLRLLQEREFQRVGSSQTLRADVRVLAATKRDLSELVEAGRFRGDLFYRLQVIPVHLPPLRRRSEDVPVLLDFFMDKHAAGAPKPVLGPAALTRLTSYSWPGNVRQLENLVRRLLVLSSGGSVTEDMLPMEVATASFPGPPEGEILDFRQRMSDFERSLLETALAQAGGNKTQAAERLGMRPSTFRDRLGRHFPDL from the coding sequence GTGAACCGCTTGCTGCTGATTGAGGACGAGGAAAGCCTGCGCACGGCCCTGGCCGACGACCTGCGCGAGGAGGGATTCCAGGTGGAGGAGGCGGGCAGCGGGGAGGAGGCGCTCGCCCTCGCCTCCCGGACCAGGTTCCAGGCGGTGGTCACCGACCTGAACCTGCCCGGCGAGCTGAGCGGCCTGGACCTGGTGGAGCGGTTGAAGGGGGAGGATCCGGCCTGCGCCCTGATCATGATCACGGCCTATGGTTCGGTCAAGACGGCCGTGGAGGCCATGAAACGGGGGGCGGACGACTACCTGACCAAGCCCTTCCAGCCCGAGGAGCTGATCCTCGTCCTGCGTCGCGCCCTCAAGCTGGCGCAGCTGGAGGAGGAGAACGCCGGTCTGCGGCGCCGCCTGGGGGAGGAAACCCGTTTCGACCGCTTCGTGGGCGTCTCCCCCCAGGCGCGGCAGATCCGCCAGCTGCTGCAGGTGATCGCCCCCACCGAGGAGGTGGTGCTGATCGAGGGCGAGACGGGCACGGGCAAGGAGCTGGTGGCCCAGGCCATCCACGAGCACTCGCCCCGGCGGGCAGGGCCCTATGTGGCGGTCAGTTGCGCCTCGCTGTCCGATGGCCTGCTGGAAAGCGAGCTGTTCGGGCATGAGAAGGGCGCTTTCACCGGGGCCGTGCAGCGCAAGGTCGGCCGCATTGAAAGCGCCGCGGGCGGTACCCTGCTGCTGGACGAGGTGGACGACACTCCGCTGGCCCTGCAGGTCAAGCTGCTGCGTCTGTTGCAGGAGAGGGAGTTCCAGCGGGTCGGCAGCTCGCAGACCCTGCGCGCCGACGTGCGCGTGCTGGCCGCCACCAAGCGGGACCTGTCGGAGCTGGTGGAGGCGGGGCGCTTCCGCGGCGACCTCTTTTACCGGCTGCAAGTCATTCCCGTCCACCTGCCGCCCCTGCGCCGTCGTTCCGAGGACGTGCCCGTGCTCCTCGACTTCTTCATGGACAAGCACGCCGCCGGGGCGCCCAAACCTGTCCTTGGCCCGGCCGCCCTGACCCGCCTCACCTCCTACAGCTGGCCGGGCAACGTGCGTCAGTTGGAGAACCTCGTCCGCCGCCTGCTCGTCCTCTCTTCGGGCGGATCCGTGACGGAGGACATGTTGCCGATGGAGGTGGCGACCGCCTCCTTCCCCGGTCCACCCGAGGGCGAGATCCTGGACTTCCGCCAGCGCATGAGCGACTTCGAGCGAAGCCTGCTGGAGACCGCCCTGGCGCAGGCCGGAGGGAACAAGACGCAGGCCGCCGAGCGCCTGGGGATGAGGCCCAGCACCTTCCGCGATCGATTGGGCCGCCATTTCCCGGATCTTTGA